The Plasmodium vivax chromosome 7, whole genome shotgun sequence DNA window aattttcaattaaaaaaaaaattagatgtAAGCgcgaaaaaatttttaatacataaaaatgtatgcacaCATATTTACGACGTTTTTACATATGGAAGAACTAATTCATACGTACATTCTCACGTACgcatacatgtgtatgtgccCACTTCATTTCCACTTCGTGAACGTGCATGTGCACGTGCATACTTCCATGTATAAGCAAACGCATGCTCATACATAGTACGTATGCGTACgtatgtgtaaatatatggatatatatatgtacacatgccCACCTGCCAATCTACCCATCTGCCCACTAACTCTTTAGCACTTGTTGTAAAAAGCGTGCCTTTTGAGCCAATACACATTTCGGTGGAAATAAGTAAAagaaacaattttttattttgccgaCCTTCGCGCATATATGTGTGAATGCACATGTGAGGAGGTATGAACGTGCAAACCTgtaggaggaaaaaataacaaaattgagaaaatgttaaataCCGCTGTTCGTCGCACTTTTGAAGTAAAGACGTATTGTGCGTAAAAGGTTCTCCAAATGGATATGTAGGAGTCGCGCATCCTTCCGTATAACGGGCTTTCTTCTTcaatgtgcctttttttttttttttttctgcacgcACAATGTTGCCAAATGGTATATcgaaacaaaattgtgtagTTACACACAGTAAGGGGGAAATATCATTGTCTACGCGCGTAATGTTGTATACGCACGTGTGGTAATCCTGCTGAATCATTCCCATGGTGTTGTTAAATAGGATTAATATTGTGACAGAAAATCCTGGTGGACGGATTTTGACTTAACATATGACACAATTTGGTGTAACATttgtggcttttttttttttttttgttttttctttttttagcTAGTAACACTACTCTGTTGCGCGAACGGGCAATGTGTGGCGGCGCAAATGGGTCGCCTAAATTGATTGTACGTAAATTTTATCTTGTtgtttctcccattttgtcGTTGCACCGTTTGGCGCTTTTTTGGTTAGCTTGTTTTCCTCGGTTAGTTTGACTTCCTCGGTTAGCTTCGTTTCCCCGCACTGCCTCGAAAAGGAAGTGCCCAACACAATGAAGGCATCCTTCCGCGCGGCCTGCgcgctgcttctcccccttttgtgtaaCGGAGCCCTCGGGCAACTTGTGTCCGACAGCAGGATATTCCTGAAGAACAAAGACGCGTACTGCCTATATGCCGAAAACGTTattgaaaataacaaatttgaAGTGGCTGCGGATGACTGCGACAAGTTGGCACACGGAAATGAGGTAAAAGGGGGAGTACACACATAAACGCGACTGCCTATGCACATCTGCTTTCTTCTCCATGAGAATGGCTACCCCTGTGTGAGATTTAGCCCCAAAAGTGACACACGCGTGAGACAACAGCACGCCACGCCtattctccccatttgcagAGCCAAATCACCTGGCTGTCCTCCACGAACGGAAGACTTAGAACGCAAAATGGACTGTGCCTAAAAACGTACAAAAACTTCTTAACCGTTTCGACTTGCTCCCCCGATTTGAACGACAAGTCGGAAATGTGGAAAATCGATTCGGAAAAAAGACTccgaaatgaaaataacagTTGCGCTCAGCTAGCTGGGAACAAATTATTTGCCTTCACTTGCAATGACCTATCCACAAGGGAATTCGAAATTAAGCTCTTTTCCGAGGACGAACTGAATTTTATGAAGgcaaaatatgcacacaaaaagctacaaaatgtgaatgaacaaagtttgcaaaattttcatGCAAAGTCGGAAGTACTCATTAAGAGCTACACCGaagcagaaggaaaaattaataaatttttaaacacagaaaaggaaatgattaaggaaaaggataaaattgCAAACTTAATGAGTGACATTAAATCTCTCATAAACACGTCTTCTTCTTTGGCGAATTATGGAACGGGTGCCCTCATGAAAATATACGACAGCATTGACAtaaggaaaaggaacaatttGTTGAGAGTTCCCCTCGAAAGTTTAGAagtaaatgaagaaaaattaaacgaatTGGGAATTGAAAGTGGACAAGTCAAAATTGTCATTCAAAGTTTTCTTAACCCTCCAGGTGATGGGAACTACACATTTGTTGCGAAAAATGTGGTAGGTAAGCTCACTGTTAAGGTAGACAGTAaggaaattatttcaaaCGCAGACATGGCAAATGAAACAACTGTAAGTAGCTCTCTTGTTCATTTAAACAGAAATAAACTCGTGCCTATATACATCGAGGTGTCATCTGCTGGGGTAGGAACCAACCCACCCATGCCATCCTTCTCATTATTCTGGTCCAGCAAGAACACACCCGAGCAAGTCATAAATTCGCTATACTTGTACACCACTGTGTATGAAAAGGTTTGCTACGCCCCGTTTCAGAAAAAGATAGACTGCGCCACAACCTTCGAGAGAGTGCCTAGGGAGAATAGGGagtcccattttttgtgcccctccGAGTGTGCGGCGGAAGGGGCCTACCCTAATGCGGCTTCTCCCAATTTTGAGGCAAGCCCCCCCACCTGCTACGCGCTAACCGCCCGCATGTGCGCCTCCGCAGTCGAGGCAAACTTGCTGCCACCCCAACGCGGCGGCATCATAAAGGTAACGATAAAAGAGCGAACAAACGAAAATGGCACTCCCGAACCGTGTGCCCTAATTCTACCAACGAACATGGAAGACAATACGTTTAGAGGAATCACAGACATCAAGCTGGTAGACATGGACGATTTTTTCCTGAACTATGAAGCGAACAGAAATTTGTATGAAGGGTACACAGGAGTTGTGACGGATGATAAACATTCCCTACTGACGAAAACGGATTTGTCTAAGAGATACATCTCAGATATTGAAATAAATTGTGACAGAAATTTACGAGACAATTATGAATTCAGTTCTGGGTCCTTCATCGTAAAACGGGTCCAGCGACCCgatttaacaaaaagggaagaagaaagcaTAGTGGTAGATGCATTTGCAGTGTTTGAAAAATACACAAGTGGGGATGGCACTCCTATTTACCTACCCGGGTGGACAAGAAAAACGTGTAACAATATTCAACTCTACGTAAAGTATAGACAACCGAACGATATGATGAACTACCCATCTTTGCTACTAACCTGCGATGATACATTTGAAGAAATCCATTTTGCTAACGAAAATGTGGTAGTTGCACGGTGTCTGCCCTACTGTCTGCACAATGAAAGGCCAGTTCTAGGATCCTACATCTACGGACCGCAGTCAGCTGTATGCAAATCTGCCATTCACTCTGGAGTTATAACAAATAAAGCAGGGGGACTCATACAAATAAGAAAACTGAAAAATATTACCCAGTCGTTTACTAGCACCATGACAATAACAAGAAATGGCGTCGTAGCTACCATCACTgatcataataataaagatTCCTACTACTTAACGAAACCTAATGGGTCCCTTTGTAACTTCCCCAGAACATCTCAAAACATTAACGAGTCTCTAAATTCGGACTCCACTGAAGATGctctcttctccttcatccAGACGAAGTCCTACCTGATGGATGTCCCCCCAGTTGCCCTAGTTCACCGGAAGCACGCCGTTTTGAAGGACCAACTGGTTAACATGCACAATTTGTACAGCACGGAAAGTTACAGGAGGGGATTACTAGGTGGTGGAAGCGGACCTGCGGGGGAAAGTCAGTCCGTTCCACGCGGCGACCATGTCGCTCATTCATCAGATGTAAAGGTAGAGCAAAACCCGCAACTGATGGACTCTTTCACCTCATTCCAGCAAAGCTACGACGCGGAAAAGGGACACCTGcacaaattggcaaaaaaacaaaaaggcatCTTCTCCAActtaataatgaaaaataaacagaTAAACAATTTGAATAAAATCTTGTCCAAGTTAAGAAgcgaacaaaataattacgaGACCTTCATCAGGGAGAACCAATCATCCGTGGTGTCCCTCATAAAACAATTTGCGCTAAtcacaaatggaaaaaaaatgatcatagaaaaattggaaaaggcTCTAGCAGACGTCAAACCGATAACCGTACAgacatttgaagaaaaatacaacTCAACAAATATAAATGACAACTACGTCATCATCGATGGTAGGAGTGTAAGCGGGCCATCAAACTGGGCTGTGGAAAGATTCACGAATGGAAACCTCTTTGCGGCTATCACCAATGATAGGCTCATAAAATCAGGAGAAGAGCTATACGCTTCCTACATCCTCCAGAGACACACTAAGCTGTACAAAGGCTTCATCTCCTGCGATGTTAAAATACCATATGAAGGAAACATAGGAATTGTCATCAAATACAGAGACCATAATAATTACTCCAATTTTGTgataaacaaaaaggagttttACTTTGTCGAAATGACAGATGGGGAAAGGAGTCCGCCAATTAGTAAAAGGCAAATGAAAAGTTTGCCCTTCCAGCTAGGGGCATGGGCAACACTCTTTATCGAGTTTGGCTATAAAAATGTTAGGGCATACATAAACGGGAAATACGTAAACGGatttgaaacaaaaaatgattcATATGGACACGTAGGAGTGGGAATGAACAActgtaaggaaaaaatattcttcgaTAAAATTGTGATCGGTTCTCTCGATCAAGCCAAATACTACAACGGGGCAAGGAAGTCAGTTGCCATTCCTTCCACGAACGATATGGATGATTTccacaaaggggagaaaacaaACCATTCAAATGAAAAACCAGTCAGCGAAGAAGCTACACATATAGCTAGCCAAATCGCGTGCAAACCATTCACAGAAAGGTGCAACCTCCCATTAGACACGAACTGGATGGTTCCTCTAAACACCTTTTGGAGCATTCACAAAAATTTCGCTTTGAACTCAATTTGGGCAGAtcccaaaagggaggaagaacAAACGCAAAGTGTTCACCCGGGGGGAAATAACCAAATTGGAAAAGTCGACACAGACGAGTGCTACCTTCACTCCGCGCAGAAAcggaaagaagaaggagatcTGCTCATCCCATCAATCATCCTCTTAAAGCGTCACAACGTATGTACCAACATGAAATCGTTTTCGCTCGAAATGTCCATTAGCTTAAAACCTTTCACAAAATCTGGGGTCATTTTCAGAGTCCTATCATCTGATGATTTCTTATCTGTCATACTGGACACCACGGAAGTGGATGGAAAATTGTATCTCCTCAAAATTACTAACGGAATTCCATACCAGCTAAATGCACCAACGCATATGCCAATAACCCCCGAAGAGTGGCACCATTTGACGGTGTCCTACGACGGGGAAGGCGTAAATGTCACGCTGAACGACGAACTGGTGGTCAATTCGAAGCTTAACGAACGCAGCACCGAGTTGGGAAGTGTCGGGTTGATAATCCTAACCGGGGAGTCCAAGTTTAAGGGCATCTCCTTCGTTCCACAGTAATTCACGGTAGGCAGTGCACGGACGGGGGTAGGCGGCTTATCCGGGAAAACAAGCCAAGGGTTGGGTTGCCAAGCGTTGCCAACAGTAGGAACGCCGCACTCCGCACATACATCCCTTCCGCGCACACGGGGGAACGTGGAAAAGTCCCGCTCCCCGCGACTAGCCATATTCGGCACACAAAGTGGCCGTCCCTGGCATTAAtcaattttaagaaatatacaCAACAAAATTGTTCACGCATAAAGGGGTTCCGCAGTGCGCACTCGATTCGTTAAtttgttcgtttgttcgCGTATTCCTTTGTTTATTTGTCCCATTTGTCAAATCCGGGATggtgtcaattttttttcccagtcGTGCCCATTTACTTGCATACTCTTTCGTcaagaaaatgcaaaatacgGCTGACCGCATCAACCGAACCAAAACGCAGTTCCGCCCATGCGCTTAAAAAttgtttgttccttttgaaaatataattttgcgGAATTTTTACGCCGCCATGTGGTGGCCCCACTGGCTTTATTCCTTCCCTCGGCTGAGGGGAGTACTCGTTTGGGGGAGAATAAGCGGCGCATACAAATGGGCAGCGCATTGGCAACAAATGGGCgcgtaaaaaatgcaacaatACAGCCCTCAAATGCGCTACCCTTGTGGCCGCATTTTGCCAACCTCTgccgtttttcccccttacTATGTAAAACCgattttgtgccatttttacataaaataaggggacccccccccataaaaaaaaacacgaacTTGCGTATTTTACTGCCTAAAAATTTGCAATGCCACCGCTGCTCCTCCCTTCGCAGTCGCCAATGCAAAGTGCCACTGCTATACgcgtaaattttttccaaggCGAAACGAAACGAGATGTACcataatgcatatatatatatacccccTTGCACTACTGCCGGGGCGTTAAGCTGGCATATTATGTAATACGCCCCACAGGAaatcttccctttttgttgcttaaagaaaaatacagTTTAAGCAATGATgggccatttttacaaacacaTAAATTTCGCttgaaaaaacatttaagtTAAAAACGTACAGTCCTTCCTCCGTTggcacatttaaaaaaaaagaagccaaTGAGAAGGttggcaacaaaaaaaaagggggggcatttttgaagaaacaaaatgcTGCGTCGCATGACGCGTACATTCACGAAACTATATAATACTGCATACGTAAGCAGCGCCTTTGCAGTATTGCTCTGTACATCTCTTGTGCCATGTTTTGCTTTTGTGCCGGCCCCGCaactattaaaaaaatgtttaccTGTGAGAATTGCAGAAGGATAGCATAACTCAGTACAACATATACGATGCACTTCGCGCttatgcaattttattttcgcaaaacgtatatgcttatatgcattatgtaatattatgCTATGCACGTATTGCGCATATggtaacaaaaatatttgggAAGCTGTTAACAtagcgaaggaaaaaataccaGCTAAACGCAGATTTGCATATTTTCAACACCCCTCTTATTTAAAACCGTTTAAActgtttaaataatttatagataaaaaaaaaaatatataattttttaaggaaaaaaaaaaaaaaaaaaggaaagctaTTTCAATCCTGCcatgtaaatttatatatgttttataacGCCGTGCCAGCAACGCTGTATTAACTTTTGCGTACCTTACTGATTCGACATTTCAACGTTTAGtagtccttttttttgcgaaacgCAATTTATCCAACTacttatacataaaaatccAAAATGGCagtaaaaaaagtgggaaaaattGTAAAGAAGAGAACGAAGAAGTTCACCCGTTTTCAGTCGAACAGGTTTATGCGTGTTAAGGTAATCACAAGATAGCATAAAAGGAAGGAGAATGGGAGGGGAGACCAAGTGATACTTTGTTTACAACATGGATATATGCCATACATGTGCTCATATGCTCTGTTGACTTGTGCGCGTACGCTTGTGTAACTACGAAGAGGGAGAAACAATTTTGTACACAACTGAGCTCAGCACAATTTGTATGCAGTAGAAACCCAGGGGTGGCGACTAGCAACGCATATTAGTATACCCCTAGTGGAAAATACATCCATATGGCTTATGTATTTCTGACCCAATGTATCACCTTTTGCGCGTACTAATTGTGATAAACACATACATTTTGGAGCaaaccccctccccctcccgAACTTACCTTTTTATAAGCTCATACACATGGCGCACTTATTAGCGTATCCCTTTGTGCGGCATGGCTTCAtgacatgtgcacatatcgCGCGCACATTTTTAACGCTTGCATGGACGCGGCCTGCAACATACAACATACAACGTACAACCCCCAccttcgcttcccccgccCCGCAGCCCGCATGGAGAAAACCAAGAGGTATTGACTGTCGTGTCAGAAGAAGGTACAAAGGAACGAACTTAATGCCAAGTATTGGCTACggaagcaacaaaaaaacgaaatttttGCTACCAAATAATAAgtacaaatatatagtaaGGAATGTGAGAGAAATGGAACCGTTAATTATGAACAACACAAAGTACTGTGTGCAAATTGCTCATAATGTTTCGAGTAAAAAGAGAAGAGAAATAATTGAGAGAGCCAAACAAATGAACGTGTCGGTTATTAATGCAAAAGCTAAGTTACAAAAAACGGAAGAGTAAGCCGCATTTTCGCGCGTTCTGTGCTTATACGTTATGTGTATTATACCCTGGGCAGATCGCGcagtgtttattttttttcctttttgcttattaatttttttttttttttcccacaaattttaatataattataaaaataaacgtcgaaaaggaaaagcggtAAAAGGGTCACCGTTAAAATAATAGCTGCATTACggtataattaaaatgacaGACCAGCGTCCATGTGGAtgcaaacagaaaaaaggggatgccTCTATATCTTTGGCTCCTTCCCTTCGATCGTTTTCTTAAACGGagcgcataaaaaaattgtcaccCCAACGGAAAGTCGCCACACTTGACTGATTAGCTTTCCTCCCTTTGCCCGCACGTGGAGGTAAATCCTTAATTGAActcttccccttcaccaCGTCAGCCGCAATACATATCTGCTAATTAATTgggcaaatggggagaagcatCCCATTTGGGGTGTAGAAGGAAACCCATTTGGGGTATAAAAAGACACCCACGGGGGGTGTACGAACAACTGtgtgtggggaaaaaatatattaacacaAATAGTATATACGtcaaacaaaaatttagGTATGTTtgtatgtttaaaaaaaataaaaaaaaaaggccatgCGATTCGGCATTTGCAAAACAAGCGCAATACAGATCGCACAACTGACCACACCGCATTGCTCAGCAATACAATGTGACACAATTCGATGGTGCGTTCTACACGCATCTCACATTAACATAAAACATTTGGGTGCTCGTACATCACCCGCAGCATttatgaaaagaaaaggcgccttaattaaaataaatgctaTATAAAGTGGGCCTGTGGAAGgtacgcatatgtatattttgcaCCTGGCCAtgtgtaaataaatttggGTAACATTATAAATACGAAGTTGCGacttattttaattaatctttcctttttgtcaCTCAGCGAGATTGCATGTGGCACATATGTAcagtttgttttgtttttactctattttactttatttttttttcatccgaTTGTTGTACTCATTCTTCTTATTATTCGTCAAATGAAGTCCGCCTCTTCacactcccttttttccacGCTTTTCTTGTCACCTGTTTGGGCCTCTCCACTCGAAAATGCTTTCTCCTTTGCGTCTTCTGGCTTGGCCTTGTTGGCCTCGTCAAGCTGCAATTTGTTCAGCTCCACGTGAAGCGGTTTTTCCGCATGATCCGAACCTTCTGCGTTTTCCGAACCTTCCGCGTTTTCCGAACTTTCCGCGTTTTCCGAACCTTCCGCGTTTTCCGAACTATCCGCGTTGTCCGAACCATCCGCGTTTTCCGAACCACCCGCGTGGTCCGATTTGTCCCCCTGCTCGCTCTGCGTCAGGTCCGCATCCCCGCCGTCGGTGCACTCCTCATCCGCATCGCCCTCGTCATCATCATCCaggtcgtcctcctcctcgtcggaaaaaataatttcgtCATCCGTCAAAAGGCGCTCCATCTCAATTTGCTTCCTcctttcctcctccagcCTCATCTGTTCACACGCTTCTTCCCTCAGTTTGTCCAAGTCGATGTCTGTCATGTCCACTTTTAACGAAGCTTCAATAatgtttagaaaaaaatctcCAATTTTCTGCGCTTCcgattttttataatcattgGGGAAAAGTTTCTGGTCTAATCGCAACAGCGCTAGAAGCTTAGACACGTCATTCGTGTTCATAATTTCTTGTTCCAAAGTTCTGCACAAAGCAATactatatttaaacaaaaatatttctccttctttCAACAAGTGCTCGAAAAATAACATAAGCGATTCGAATGTCAAGACGTGCACATTGAGACCAATGAACCACTTGGAAACGAATGCTTCTGGAGTTATcaagttttttatatgttcatataaaTTTGGGTGGAAATGATTTAGGATGCTTAAAAACACACGAGAATCCCTCACGTATGCCTTCGGCATTGCCTTAAAATAACCTGGCAAGTAATATCTGTGTAAACcggtaataatttttaccacTTCCCTTGGTtctaaaaaaagcaacaaaaaggaagagataAAAGATATGCCTTGGTGATAATCATTCGTTATTGGATAAATGGATTGCAGCACTTCGATCAGCAACGATcgattttcttccttattAAACGTCCTTTCAGCGtctaattttattatcctCAAAATTTCTTTATCATTGCAATCTTCTCGAATCTCCACATCGATTTCCTCCTTAATGTAACTTAACATTATTTTGTAGAAATGTTCTGCACGCTTGCAAACATACTCGCAGTTCTCTTTGTTAATGTAATTTCCATTTCTCTTCAAAATAGGTGCGTCCTTCTCCTCATCCCAGAAGTTTTTGCCCACAATCATTTTGCCCCAAAATATGCCTATTCGTGCTGAAGGGGTATAACTAATATCCTTTTGCGAGCGTCGAAGCGTTTACGCCGGATTGTACACGTGGTTAAACTGTATTATAAACGTTTTGACTTgattgcgcaaaaaaaggtgacTAATTTTTGTGTACGTTTGCTTGATCTgctatttttccctttcttccTATGCgcgcttttgttttttttttgtttttttttcccttcctttttttctcttgcGTTCTTTAGGCTCACTTCTGTTCACGCGcttttgctcctccttcactTACATTCAGCTTCGGTCAGTTCTTCCCTACTTTGAAATAAACCacggggagaagaagaaaaaaaaaaaaaaaaaaaaaaaagccttTTCCTTCTAAACAACCTTGCGGACATACATATTCTCAATTAAGCAACGCTCGCTACGCATTAGAAAACCTCTGgtactttttctttatcttcttACCCTCAACGAATTCGCCAAAACTGAAAGCGTGCAAGCCGCGAAAATGATATGTGCGCAAGAATGCAAATATCAAATCATACGTACAcgtatgtaaaaatgtattgtATGTACATTTCTTCAAGTACCATGCGGcattttcatttccccccctttcaaGCTTAACTTTTTAACCTTTCAGCCGTTCAGCCGtgcagccttttttttttttgcaattttaagtGAAAAAGGATTGCGGCTTCGAGCTTTTAAtttaagaaaagaaaaggaggtTCCTTAAAtggggaattaaaaaaaaaaaaaaaaaaattcaccctTATcacgtgtatatattttatgcgCTTTTTAAATTCACGAAAAGGTATGCTGTGCGACCTGCTAAAATTGTGCCCTTGCAAATAGCCAAGTGCAAATATGAGATGTACAAAAATTGATTTCCGCAAATTAttttgaggggaaaaaacgaaagcggAGAAACCCGAATGTACATGTACGAAATGTACTTACAAATGTAGCATATTTCGAGGTATTTTTCTGCGTAAAATGAACAAAGGGAATCCTCTAGCgatgcaatttttaaacCTACCCATTTGTAAGTTATGCTAACTTGTTATTCACTTCGCCAAAGCGGATGCCCTATTTTATGTGTACAAATGCACGTACAATTCTTTTACCatataaacacattttacCGGTAAACGAACGGGTGAACGTCACCCCTGAGGTGATAAGTCCAACAAGcggtttttcattttttcatttttt harbors:
- a CDS encoding 60S ribosomal protein L32, putative (encoded by transcript PVX_098640A) — its product is MAVKKVGKIVKKRTKKFTRFQSNRFMRVKPAWRKPRGIDCRVRRRYKGTNLMPSIGYGSNKKTKFLLPNNKYKYIVRNVREMEPLIMNNTKYCVQIAHNVSSKKRREIIERAKQMNVSVINAKAKLQKTEE
- a CDS encoding TBC domain containing protein (encoded by transcript PVX_098645A), which produces MIVGKNFWDEEKDAPILKRNGNYINKENCEYVCKRAEHFYKIMLSYIKEEIDVEIREDCNDKEILRIIKLDAERTFNKEENRSLLIEVLQSIYPITNDYHQGISFISSFLLLFLEPREVVKIITGLHRYYLPGYFKAMPKAYVRDSRVFLSILNHFHPNLYEHIKNLITPEAFVSKWFIGLNVHVLTFESLMLFFEHLLKEGEIFLFKYSIALCRTLEQEIMNTNDVSKLLALLRLDQKLFPNDYKKSEAQKIGDFFLNIIEASLKVDMTDIDLDKLREEACEQMRLEEERRKQIEMERLLTDDEIIFSDEEEDDLDDDDEGDADEECTDGGDADLTQSEQGDKSDHAGGSENADGSDNADSSENAEGSENAESSENAEGSENAEGSDHAEKPLHVELNKLQLDEANKAKPEDAKEKAFSSGEAQTGDKKSVEKRECEEADFI
- a CDS encoding hypothetical protein, conserved (encoded by transcript PVX_098635A), translating into MKASFRAACALLLPLLCNGALGQLVSDSRIFLKNKDAYCLYAENVIENNKFEVAADDCDKLAHGNESQITWLSSTNGRLRTQNGLCLKTYKNFLTVSTCSPDLNDKSEMWKIDSEKRLRNENNSCAQLAGNKLFAFTCNDLSTREFEIKLFSEDELNFMKAKYAHKKLQNVNEQSLQNFHAKSEVLIKSYTEAEGKINKFLNTEKEMIKEKDKIANLMSDIKSLINTSSSLANYGTGALMKIYDSIDIRKRNNLLRVPLESLEVNEEKLNELGIESGQVKIVIQSFLNPPGDGNYTFVAKNVVGKLTVKVDSKEIISNADMANETTVSSSLVHLNRNKLVPIYIEVSSAGVGTNPPMPSFSLFWSSKNTPEQVINSLYLYTTVYEKVCYAPFQKKIDCATTFERVPRENRESHFLCPSECAAEGAYPNAASPNFEASPPTCYALTARMCASAVEANLLPPQRGGIIKVTIKERTNENGTPEPCALILPTNMEDNTFRGITDIKLVDMDDFFLNYEANRNLYEGYTGVVTDDKHSLLTKTDLSKRYISDIEINCDRNLRDNYEFSSGSFIVKRVQRPDLTKREEESIVVDAFAVFEKYTSGDGTPIYLPGWTRKTCNNIQLYVKYRQPNDMMNYPSLLLTCDDTFEEIHFANENVVVARCLPYCLHNERPVLGSYIYGPQSAVCKSAIHSGVITNKAGGLIQIRKLKNITQSFTSTMTITRNGVVATITDHNNKDSYYLTKPNGSLCNFPRTSQNINESLNSDSTEDALFSFIQTKSYLMDVPPVALVHRKHAVLKDQLVNMHNLYSTESYRRGLLGGGSGPAGESQSVPRGDHVAHSSDVKVEQNPQLMDSFTSFQQSYDAEKGHLHKLAKKQKGIFSNLIMKNKQINNLNKILSKLRSEQNNYETFIRENQSSVVSLIKQFALITNGKKMIIEKLEKALADVKPITVQTFEEKYNSTNINDNYVIIDGRSVSGPSNWAVERFTNGNLFAAITNDRLIKSGEELYASYILQRHTKLYKGFISCDVKIPYEGNIGIVIKYRDHNNYSNFVINKKEFYFVEMTDGERSPPISKRQMKSLPFQLGAWATLFIEFGYKNVRAYINGKYVNGFETKNDSYGHVGVGMNNCKEKIFFDKIVIGSLDQAKYYNGARKSVAIPSTNDMDDFHKGEKTNHSNEKPVSEEATHIASQIACKPFTERCNLPLDTNWMVPLNTFWSIHKNFALNSIWADPKREEEQTQSVHPGGNNQIGKVDTDECYLHSAQKRKEEGDLLIPSIILLKRHNVCTNMKSFSLEMSISLKPFTKSGVIFRVLSSDDFLSVILDTTEVDGKLYLLKITNGIPYQLNAPTHMPITPEEWHHLTVSYDGEGVNVTLNDELVVNSKLNERSTELGSVGLIILTGESKFKGISFVPQ